In the Pseudomonas sp. ADAK2 genome, one interval contains:
- the rbbA gene encoding ribosome-associated ATPase/putative transporter RbbA has product MTDLALQATGINHRYGKQQALADITFSLPAGTRCGLIGPDGAGKSSLLGLIAGVKTLQQGQLDVLSGSIQDRRHRNSLYPRIAFMPQGLGGNLYPELSISENIHFFATLFGLSKAECNQRMHSLLLATDLLRFADRPAGKLSGGMKQKLGLCCALIHEPDLLILDEPTTGVDPLSRRRFRELVDDVRRQRPQLTLLVATAYMEEAEQFEHCLMLDDGKLIATGLSSELATATASGKLDEAFTHFQGDSGHDNQPLVIPPRTGANTDIAIEAHDLTLRFGDFTAVDKVSFAIGRGEIFGFLGSNGCGKTTTMKVLTGLMPASEGSATLLGNAVNAKDLATRKRVGFMSQSFSLYGELSVRQNLDLHARLFDLPKADSAQRIDELIQRFNLVKVADQQSGALPLGLRQRLSLAVAVLHRPEVLILDEPTSGVDPAARDDFWRLLIELSREQGVTIFLSTHFMNEAQRCDRISLMHAGKVLACDTPAALQQQFKGETLEAAFVTCLEQAQGAGETPTPPVPADTPAAPTPPMKERGFSVGRLVAVASREGKELLRDKVRMAFALLGAIFMMVIFGYGISLDVEKLAFAVFDQDQTPQSRTYLEAFRSSRYFAEQAPIRDSKELHRRLQRSEIKLALEIPPGFGRDLYAGRQPTVAAWLDGGMPFRAETSRNYVEAVHQANLEQLAEQSSPTLNRPAAAKLETRFRYNQDVVSVNAIGPGVMALILAFIPAMLTALGIVREKELGSITNFYATPLTRLEFLLGKQAPYLAISLINLAVLVAMNRWLFGVPFKGSGLTLAFGGLLYVLATTSMGLLISAFTRTQIAAILGTMIITSLPTIQFSGLIVPRSSLEGAASVMGMLFPAGYFLDIAVGTFTKALDLRQLWPQCLALFGFFLGFTGLSLVMLKKQEA; this is encoded by the coding sequence ATGACCGACCTGGCGCTGCAAGCGACCGGCATCAACCACCGTTACGGCAAACAGCAGGCCCTGGCCGATATCACCTTCAGTCTGCCCGCCGGCACGCGCTGTGGGTTGATTGGCCCGGACGGAGCCGGCAAGTCGAGTTTGCTGGGCCTGATCGCCGGGGTGAAAACCCTGCAACAAGGTCAGTTGGACGTGCTGAGCGGCTCGATCCAGGATCGTCGCCATCGCAACAGCCTCTACCCGCGCATCGCCTTCATGCCGCAAGGCCTGGGCGGCAACCTGTATCCCGAATTGTCGATCAGCGAGAACATCCACTTTTTCGCCACCCTGTTCGGTCTGTCGAAAGCCGAATGCAACCAGCGCATGCACAGCCTGTTGCTGGCCACCGACCTGCTGCGCTTCGCGGACCGCCCGGCCGGCAAGCTCTCCGGTGGCATGAAGCAGAAACTCGGGCTCTGTTGCGCGCTGATCCACGAACCGGACCTGTTGATCCTCGACGAACCCACCACCGGCGTCGATCCCTTGTCCCGACGGCGGTTCAGGGAGCTGGTAGATGATGTGCGCCGTCAACGCCCGCAACTGACGCTACTGGTCGCCACCGCGTACATGGAAGAGGCCGAGCAATTCGAACATTGCCTGATGCTCGACGACGGCAAGCTGATCGCTACGGGCCTGAGCAGCGAACTGGCCACAGCGACTGCCAGCGGCAAACTCGATGAAGCCTTCACCCACTTTCAGGGCGACAGTGGCCACGACAATCAGCCACTGGTGATTCCACCCCGCACCGGCGCCAACACTGACATCGCCATCGAAGCCCACGACCTGACCTTGCGCTTCGGCGACTTCACCGCCGTGGACAAGGTCAGCTTCGCCATCGGCCGAGGGGAGATTTTCGGTTTCCTCGGCTCCAACGGCTGCGGCAAAACCACCACCATGAAAGTCCTGACCGGGCTGATGCCGGCCAGTGAGGGCAGTGCCACATTGCTGGGCAACGCGGTGAACGCCAAGGACCTGGCCACGCGCAAACGCGTTGGCTTCATGTCCCAGAGTTTCTCGCTATATGGCGAGCTCAGTGTTCGGCAAAACCTCGACTTGCACGCGCGTTTGTTCGATTTGCCCAAGGCCGACAGCGCCCAACGCATCGACGAACTGATCCAGCGTTTCAATCTGGTCAAAGTTGCGGATCAACAGTCTGGCGCTTTGCCTTTGGGTTTACGCCAACGACTGTCCCTGGCCGTGGCGGTGTTGCATCGCCCGGAAGTGCTGATCCTCGACGAGCCGACCTCCGGCGTTGACCCCGCGGCGCGGGATGACTTCTGGCGATTGTTGATCGAGTTGTCCCGCGAGCAAGGCGTGACGATCTTCCTCTCCACCCACTTCATGAATGAAGCCCAGCGTTGCGACCGCATCTCGCTGATGCACGCCGGCAAGGTGCTGGCCTGCGATACCCCGGCGGCACTGCAACAACAGTTCAAGGGCGAAACCCTGGAAGCGGCGTTTGTCACCTGCCTGGAACAGGCCCAAGGCGCTGGCGAAACGCCGACGCCGCCAGTGCCCGCCGACACGCCTGCCGCTCCGACACCACCAATGAAAGAACGTGGTTTCAGCGTCGGGCGTCTGGTAGCGGTAGCCAGTCGTGAAGGCAAGGAGTTGCTGCGCGACAAAGTGCGGATGGCGTTCGCCCTGCTCGGGGCGATTTTCATGATGGTGATCTTCGGCTACGGCATTTCCCTGGACGTGGAAAAACTCGCCTTCGCCGTATTCGACCAGGACCAGACACCGCAAAGCCGTACGTATCTGGAAGCCTTCCGCAGCTCGCGTTACTTTGCTGAACAAGCACCGATTCGCGACAGCAAAGAATTGCATCGACGCCTCCAGCGTTCGGAAATCAAACTGGCGCTGGAGATCCCGCCAGGCTTTGGCCGCGACTTATACGCCGGGCGCCAACCCACCGTCGCAGCCTGGCTGGATGGCGGCATGCCGTTTCGGGCCGAGACCAGTCGCAATTACGTGGAGGCGGTGCATCAAGCCAACCTTGAGCAACTGGCCGAACAGAGCAGCCCCACGCTCAACCGACCAGCAGCGGCCAAACTGGAAACCCGATTCCGCTACAACCAGGACGTGGTCAGCGTCAACGCCATCGGTCCCGGGGTGATGGCGCTGATCCTCGCCTTCATCCCGGCCATGCTCACAGCGCTGGGGATCGTGCGCGAGAAAGAGTTGGGTTCAATCACCAACTTCTACGCCACGCCCCTGACCCGACTGGAGTTCCTGCTGGGTAAACAGGCGCCCTATCTGGCGATCAGCCTGATCAACCTGGCGGTGCTGGTGGCCATGAACCGCTGGCTGTTCGGCGTACCGTTCAAGGGCAGCGGCCTGACCCTGGCCTTCGGCGGATTGCTCTACGTGCTGGCCACCACCAGCATGGGATTGCTGATTTCGGCGTTCACCCGAACCCAGATCGCCGCGATCCTCGGCACCATGATCATCACCAGCCTGCCGACCATCCAGTTCTCCGGGCTGATCGTGCCGCGTTCCTCCCTCGAAGGCGCAGCCTCGGTCATGGGGATGCTGTTTCCGGCGGGGTATTTCCTCGATATCGCCGTCGGCACGTTCACCAAAGCGCTGGACCTGCGACAGCTATGGCCGCAATGCCTGGCGCTGTTCGGGTTCTTCCTCGGATTCACCGGGCTCAGCCTGGTCATGCTGAAAAAGCAGGAGGCCTGA
- a CDS encoding 5-formyltetrahydrofolate cyclo-ligase: MTEPALLPRPQLRRMLRKARRALTPRQQRQAARGLYKQLAQHPLFRRAKHISLYLPTDGEIDPQLLLRAAQRRGKATYLPVLSAWPRTKMVFQRIRPGDKLKPNRFRILEPRHNLARQRKVWALDLVLLPLVGFDDVGGRLGMGGGFYDRSLAYLARRKNWRKPTLLGLAHECQKVGRLAQASWDVPLQGTVTDKAWYFAG, encoded by the coding sequence ATGACCGAACCTGCGCTGCTTCCCCGCCCGCAACTTCGACGCATGCTGCGCAAAGCCCGCCGTGCACTGACACCCCGTCAGCAGCGCCAGGCCGCTCGCGGGCTCTATAAGCAATTGGCCCAACACCCGCTATTTCGCCGTGCAAAACACATCTCTCTTTACCTGCCCACCGACGGTGAAATCGATCCGCAATTGCTGCTGCGTGCTGCGCAACGTCGGGGCAAAGCCACCTATCTGCCGGTGCTCAGCGCCTGGCCGCGAACCAAAATGGTGTTCCAGCGGATTCGCCCCGGCGACAAATTGAAACCCAACCGTTTCCGTATTCTCGAACCAAGGCACAACCTCGCCCGGCAACGTAAAGTCTGGGCGCTTGATTTAGTGTTGTTGCCATTGGTTGGATTTGACGATGTCGGTGGACGCCTGGGCATGGGCGGTGGTTTCTACGACCGCAGCCTGGCGTATCTGGCGCGGCGCAAAAACTGGCGCAAGCCGACGCTGTTGGGGCTGGCCCATGAATGTCAGAAGGTCGGACGATTGGCTCAGGCGAGCTGGGATGTGCCGTTGCAAGGAACGGTGACAGACAAGGCGTGGTATTTCGCAGGCTAG
- a CDS encoding YecA/YgfB family protein, giving the protein MPIQNSPYQAFATLLTSSGHNVSPAELHGLLLGRSCAGAGFEADSWLADAAELLEGEPQDNVRNALIGLQEMVKGELTGDDMTVVLLLPTDDAPLADRAAALGQWCQGFLTGFGLTRREYALTTEATEVLQDLAAIAQVQDALEESDDGESDYMEVMEYLRVAPLLLFTETKKTDEAAAKPSLH; this is encoded by the coding sequence ATGCCCATTCAGAATTCCCCGTACCAAGCCTTCGCCACTCTGCTGACTTCCAGCGGTCATAACGTCTCGCCTGCCGAACTGCATGGCCTGTTGCTCGGCCGCAGTTGCGCCGGTGCCGGCTTTGAAGCCGACAGCTGGCTGGCCGACGCCGCCGAGTTGCTCGAAGGCGAGCCGCAAGACAACGTTCGCAACGCCCTGATCGGCCTGCAAGAGATGGTCAAGGGCGAGCTGACCGGCGACGACATGACCGTCGTCCTGCTGCTGCCCACCGACGACGCCCCGCTGGCCGACCGTGCCGCTGCGCTGGGCCAATGGTGCCAGGGCTTCCTGACCGGCTTCGGTCTGACCCGTCGTGAATATGCCCTGACCACCGAAGCGACCGAAGTGTTGCAGGATCTGGCCGCCATCGCCCAGGTACAAGATGCCCTGGAAGAATCTGACGACGGCGAAAGCGATTACATGGAAGTGATGGAGTACCTGCGCGTAGCTCCGTTGTTGCTGTTCACGGAAACCAAGAAAACCGACGAAGCCGCCGCCAAACCGTCGTTGCATTAA
- a CDS encoding HlyD family secretion protein produces MSTHSRSSIFFASSLMILLLAAGGFGYWKSMHDRLPEGLYVGNGRLEATEVQIASKTPGRLAEVLVDEGDKVTKGQLLARMDTRTLEAQRNQAEAEVLRARENLSAAQANVQLRQSEQLLAQQELKRSRELFKHGFVSGQIIDQQQARLDTGSAAVAASRAQVSAVGAAIGAAQAQVAMLTSEIDDSSLRASMDGVIQLRMAEPGEVLGAGGRVLLLIDPSDQYMNLYLPASVTGRVAVGDDARILLDALPDHPVPAKITFVAGKSQFTPKEVETRDERQKLVFRVKLRLTDPSALPQAKPGMPGAGYVRTAPISWPANLQ; encoded by the coding sequence ATGTCTACGCACAGTCGCTCTTCGATTTTCTTCGCCAGTTCCTTGATGATTTTACTGCTGGCCGCCGGGGGGTTCGGTTACTGGAAATCGATGCATGACCGTCTGCCCGAAGGCTTGTATGTCGGCAACGGTCGCCTCGAAGCCACAGAAGTGCAGATCGCCAGCAAAACACCCGGGCGCCTTGCCGAGGTGCTCGTCGATGAGGGCGATAAAGTCACCAAGGGCCAACTGCTGGCCCGCATGGACACCCGCACCCTCGAAGCCCAGCGCAACCAGGCCGAAGCCGAGGTGCTGCGCGCCCGGGAAAACCTCTCCGCCGCCCAGGCCAACGTGCAATTGCGCCAGAGCGAACAACTGCTCGCCCAACAAGAACTCAAGCGTTCCCGGGAACTGTTCAAGCACGGTTTCGTCAGCGGCCAGATCATTGATCAACAACAGGCACGCCTGGACACCGGCAGTGCGGCGGTCGCCGCGTCCCGTGCCCAAGTGTCGGCAGTCGGCGCCGCGATTGGCGCGGCCCAGGCCCAGGTCGCGATGCTGACCAGCGAAATCGATGACAGCAGTTTGCGGGCGTCCATGGACGGGGTGATCCAGTTGCGCATGGCCGAACCGGGCGAAGTGCTCGGCGCCGGCGGACGAGTGCTGTTGCTGATTGATCCGAGCGACCAATACATGAACCTCTACCTCCCGGCCTCCGTCACCGGGCGCGTGGCCGTTGGCGATGACGCGCGTATCCTGCTCGACGCCCTGCCCGACCACCCGGTGCCAGCCAAAATCACTTTCGTCGCCGGCAAATCACAGTTCACGCCCAAAGAAGTCGAAACCCGTGACGAACGCCAGAAACTGGTGTTCCGCGTCAAACTACGCCTGACCGACCCAAGCGCCCTGCCCCAGGCCAAACCGGGCATGCCCGGCGCCGGTTATGTGCGCACCGCGCCTATTAGCTGGCCGGCCAACCTGCAATGA
- a CDS encoding cell division protein ZapA — MSSSNSVTVQILDKEYSIICPQEERSNLVSAARYLDGKMREIRSSGKVIGADRIAVMAALNITHDLLHKEERPDVQASGSTREQVRDLLDRVDLVLATDPDVTKG, encoded by the coding sequence ATGAGTTCAAGCAATAGCGTAACCGTGCAGATCCTCGACAAAGAATATTCGATCATCTGCCCCCAGGAAGAGCGCAGCAATCTGGTGAGTGCTGCCCGCTATCTGGACGGCAAGATGCGCGAAATCCGCAGCAGCGGCAAAGTCATCGGCGCCGACCGCATCGCCGTGATGGCCGCGCTGAACATCACCCACGACCTGCTGCACAAGGAAGAACGCCCGGACGTACAGGCCAGCGGCTCGACCCGTGAGCAGGTTCGCGACCTGCTCGATCGCGTCGATCTGGTGCTGGCAACTGATCCGGACGTCACCAAGGGCTGA
- a CDS encoding NADPH:quinone oxidoreductase family protein: MKAVLCKAFGPAESLVLEDVASPVAKKNEILLDVHAAGVNFPDTLIIEGKYQFKPPFPFSPGGEAAGVVSAVGEKVSHLKVGDRVMALTGWGSFAEQVAVPGYNVLPIPPSMDFNTAAAFSMTYGTSMHALKQRANLQPGETLLVLGASGGVGLAAVEIGKAMGARVIAAASSSEKLAVAKAAGADELINYSETSLKDEIKRLTDGQGADVIYDPVGGDLFDQAVRAIAWNGRLLVVGFASGRIPEFPVNLALLKGAAVVGVFWGSFAQRQPQDNAANFQQLFGWFAEGKLKPLVSQVYPLSNAAQAINDLGQRKAVGKVVVQVR, from the coding sequence ATGAAAGCCGTGCTATGCAAAGCCTTCGGCCCCGCCGAATCGCTGGTGCTGGAAGACGTCGCCAGTCCTGTCGCCAAGAAGAACGAAATCCTGCTGGACGTGCACGCCGCCGGGGTCAACTTCCCGGACACGCTGATCATCGAGGGCAAATACCAGTTCAAGCCACCCTTCCCGTTTTCCCCGGGCGGCGAAGCCGCGGGCGTGGTCAGCGCTGTGGGGGAAAAGGTCAGTCACCTCAAGGTCGGTGACCGGGTCATGGCCCTGACCGGCTGGGGCAGCTTTGCCGAGCAGGTCGCGGTGCCGGGCTACAACGTGCTGCCGATCCCGCCGTCGATGGATTTCAACACCGCCGCTGCCTTCAGCATGACCTACGGCACTTCGATGCACGCCCTCAAGCAACGGGCCAACCTGCAACCGGGCGAAACCCTGTTGGTGCTCGGCGCGTCCGGCGGTGTCGGCCTGGCCGCCGTGGAAATCGGCAAAGCCATGGGCGCCCGGGTGATCGCCGCTGCCAGCAGCTCCGAAAAACTTGCCGTGGCCAAGGCTGCCGGCGCCGATGAACTGATCAACTACAGCGAAACCAGCCTCAAGGACGAAATCAAACGCCTGACCGACGGCCAGGGCGCCGACGTGATCTACGACCCGGTCGGTGGCGACCTGTTCGACCAGGCCGTGCGCGCCATCGCCTGGAACGGTCGCCTGCTGGTGGTCGGTTTTGCCAGCGGACGCATTCCCGAATTCCCGGTGAACCTCGCCCTGCTTAAAGGCGCGGCGGTGGTCGGTGTGTTCTGGGGCTCGTTTGCCCAGCGCCAACCCCAGGACAACGCGGCGAACTTCCAGCAGTTGTTTGGCTGGTTCGCCGAAGGCAAGTTGAAACCGCTGGTGTCGCAGGTGTATCCGCTGAGCAATGCGGCGCAGGCAATCAATGATCTTGGCCAGCGCAAAGCGGTCGGGAAAGTGGTGGTGCAAGTTCGCTGA
- a CDS encoding gamma-glutamylcyclotransferase encodes MSAIESAFLNLPYPPRLDLGPQLTHEQLLSSMQSTMARHKGGPVWLFAYGSLIWRPECPAVERVRGRVHGYHRGLYLWSHEHRGTPEVPGLVFGLDRGGSCSGFAYRLPEEQLEASLYALWQREMPFPSYRPHWLNCRLEDGSQVQALGFVLERHLPSYAGNLPDHVLSQVFESACGRYGTTRDYVEQTANALRSHAMPDRNLEARLKRCQSKADQAIASSRV; translated from the coding sequence ATGAGCGCCATTGAATCTGCTTTTCTGAATTTGCCTTACCCTCCGCGACTCGATCTGGGGCCGCAGCTTACGCACGAACAATTGCTCAGCTCGATGCAATCGACCATGGCGCGCCACAAGGGTGGGCCGGTCTGGCTGTTCGCGTACGGCTCGCTGATCTGGCGCCCGGAATGCCCGGCGGTGGAGCGAGTGCGCGGTCGAGTGCATGGCTATCATCGCGGTTTGTACCTGTGGTCCCATGAACATCGCGGCACGCCGGAAGTACCAGGCCTGGTGTTTGGCCTGGATCGCGGCGGCTCTTGCAGTGGTTTCGCTTATCGCTTGCCTGAAGAACAACTCGAAGCTTCGCTTTACGCCCTTTGGCAGCGCGAGATGCCATTCCCGTCCTATCGCCCACACTGGCTCAACTGCCGTCTTGAAGACGGAAGCCAGGTTCAGGCGTTGGGATTTGTGTTGGAACGGCACCTGCCCAGCTATGCCGGCAACTTGCCGGATCACGTGCTGAGCCAGGTGTTCGAAAGCGCTTGCGGGCGTTACGGCACCACTCGCGATTATGTCGAGCAGACCGCCAACGCCCTGCGAAGCCACGCCATGCCAGACCGGAATCTGGAGGCGCGGCTCAAGCGCTGCCAATCAAAGGCTGATCAGGCGATCGCTTCTTCGCGGGTCTGA
- the glpT gene encoding glycerol-3-phosphate transporter produces MFAFFRPAAHQAPLPEEKIDDTYKRLRWQIFAGIFIGYAGYYLLRKNFTLAFPDLIAQGYTKGQLGVAMSAIAIAYGLSKFLMGIVSDRSNPRYFLPFGLIVSAGVMFVFGFAPWATSSVTMMFILLFINGWAQGMGWPPSGRTMVHWWSQKERGQVVSVWNTAHNVGGGLIGPLAILGMGWFNDWHSKFYVPAAVALLVAVFAFIVMRDTPQSTGLPPIEKYKNDYPEGYDASHEEEFSAKDIFVKYVLRNKMLWFIALANVFVYLLRYGILDWAPTYLKEVKHFDFDKTSWAYFLYEWAGIPGTLLCGWMSDKVFRGNRGLTGMVFMGLVTVATIVYWLNPPGNPMIDMISLFAIGFLIYGPVMLVGLQALELVPKKAAGTAAGFTGLFGYLGGSVAASALMGYTVDYFGWDGGFILLVAACLLAMAFLAPTLGHKQSASQTREEAIA; encoded by the coding sequence ATGTTTGCTTTCTTTCGACCTGCCGCACATCAGGCTCCCCTGCCTGAAGAAAAAATAGACGACACCTATAAACGACTTCGCTGGCAGATCTTCGCCGGCATATTCATTGGGTATGCGGGTTACTACCTGCTGCGCAAGAACTTCACACTGGCATTCCCGGACCTGATTGCCCAGGGCTACACAAAGGGCCAACTGGGTGTGGCCATGTCGGCGATTGCGATCGCCTACGGTCTTTCCAAGTTTTTGATGGGCATTGTGTCCGACCGCTCCAATCCGCGTTACTTCCTGCCCTTCGGCCTGATCGTGTCGGCTGGAGTCATGTTCGTTTTCGGTTTCGCTCCCTGGGCGACGTCGAGCGTGACCATGATGTTTATCCTGTTGTTCATCAACGGCTGGGCACAAGGCATGGGCTGGCCACCGAGCGGCCGGACCATGGTGCACTGGTGGTCACAGAAAGAACGTGGCCAGGTGGTTTCGGTGTGGAACACCGCGCATAACGTCGGTGGCGGGTTGATTGGTCCGCTGGCGATTCTCGGCATGGGCTGGTTCAACGACTGGCACAGCAAGTTCTACGTCCCGGCCGCCGTGGCGCTGCTGGTCGCCGTATTTGCCTTCATTGTGATGCGCGACACGCCGCAATCGACAGGCCTGCCGCCGATCGAGAAGTACAAGAACGATTACCCGGAAGGCTACGACGCCAGCCACGAAGAAGAATTCAGCGCCAAGGACATCTTCGTCAAATACGTGCTGCGCAACAAAATGCTCTGGTTCATCGCCCTGGCTAACGTCTTCGTCTATCTGCTGCGCTACGGCATCCTGGACTGGGCGCCGACCTACCTCAAAGAGGTCAAGCACTTCGATTTCGACAAAACATCGTGGGCGTACTTCCTCTATGAGTGGGCAGGCATTCCGGGCACGTTGCTGTGCGGCTGGATGTCGGACAAAGTCTTCCGAGGCAACCGTGGCCTGACCGGTATGGTGTTCATGGGGTTGGTGACCGTGGCGACGATCGTGTATTGGCTGAACCCGCCGGGCAACCCGATGATCGACATGATCTCGCTGTTCGCGATCGGCTTCCTGATCTACGGCCCGGTGATGCTGGTCGGCTTGCAAGCGCTGGAGCTGGTACCGAAGAAAGCCGCCGGTACCGCCGCTGGCTTTACCGGTCTGTTTGGTTACTTGGGTGGTTCCGTCGCGGCCAGTGCGCTGATGGGCTACACCGTGGACTATTTCGGCTGGGATGGCGGCTTCATCCTGCTGGTCGCCGCCTGTTTGCTGGCGATGGCCTTCCTTGCCCCCACGCTGGGGCATAAACAAAGCGCCAGTCAGACCCGCGAAGAAGCGATCGCCTGA
- a CDS encoding flagellar basal body-associated protein FliL has protein sequence MKAWIMLLLALSLPLAAVAEEAAKEGEAPKVSYLTLSPPFVGNYGLDGTPKLKVFKADVALRVTGEEATKLVKANEPLIRNQLVALFTQQTNEAMNSIEGKEKLRQEALKQTQQVMNDETGKPVVEDLLFNNLIIQ, from the coding sequence GTGAAAGCGTGGATCATGTTGTTGCTGGCCCTGTCTCTGCCTTTGGCAGCAGTGGCCGAAGAAGCCGCCAAAGAAGGCGAGGCCCCGAAAGTCAGCTACCTGACCCTGAGTCCGCCGTTTGTCGGTAACTATGGCCTGGATGGCACGCCGAAGTTGAAGGTCTTCAAGGCTGACGTGGCGTTGCGAGTGACCGGCGAAGAAGCGACCAAACTGGTGAAGGCCAATGAGCCGTTGATTCGCAATCAACTGGTCGCGTTGTTCACCCAGCAGACCAACGAGGCGATGAACAGCATCGAGGGCAAGGAAAAGCTGCGCCAGGAAGCCCTGAAGCAAACCCAGCAAGTGATGAACGACGAAACCGGCAAGCCGGTGGTTGAGGATCTGTTGTTCAACAACCTGATCATTCAATAA
- a CDS encoding ABC transporter permease, producing MHKLAHILRLGLKELTSLRHDSVLLLFLFYAFTVAIYMPAAGSVIGVHNASVAVVDEDRSHLSRELTQALQPPEFQRPVLLAYEQLDQVMDSGQYTFVINVPVNFQTDLLAGRQPAVQVNVDATAMSQAFMGAGYIGRIFQRELLNYSGQTDPASKAPALLTTRSLFNTNLEGGWFLAVIQIVNNITILAIILTGTALLREREHGTLDHLLVLPLTALEIMLAKIWSNMLVVVLCTWISLEVIVKGALGVPLAGSMALFLLVTAVYLFASTALGIFLATLARSTPQFGLLAIPVIIPMLLLSGGSTPLDSMPQWLQWVMQGSPSTHFVSLSAAILFRDAGLSVVWPDLLALTAIGLVFFAIALMRFRKSLAS from the coding sequence ATGCACAAGCTTGCACATATCTTGCGACTCGGCCTCAAGGAACTGACCAGCCTGCGCCACGACAGCGTGTTGCTGCTGTTTCTGTTCTACGCCTTTACCGTGGCGATCTACATGCCGGCCGCCGGCTCGGTCATCGGCGTGCACAACGCCAGCGTGGCCGTGGTGGACGAAGACCGCAGCCACCTCTCACGGGAACTGACCCAGGCCCTGCAACCGCCGGAATTCCAGCGTCCGGTGCTGCTGGCTTATGAGCAACTGGATCAAGTCATGGACAGCGGCCAGTACACGTTTGTGATCAATGTGCCGGTGAATTTCCAGACCGATTTGCTGGCCGGACGCCAACCGGCGGTACAGGTCAATGTGGACGCCACGGCCATGAGCCAGGCGTTCATGGGCGCGGGTTACATCGGGCGGATTTTCCAGCGTGAATTGCTGAACTACAGCGGCCAGACCGATCCCGCCAGCAAGGCACCGGCGCTGCTGACCACGCGCTCGCTATTCAACACCAATCTCGAGGGTGGTTGGTTTCTCGCGGTGATTCAGATCGTCAACAACATCACCATCCTCGCCATCATCCTCACCGGCACGGCGCTGCTGCGCGAGCGCGAACACGGCACCCTCGACCATTTACTGGTGCTGCCACTGACGGCGCTGGAAATCATGCTGGCAAAAATCTGGAGCAACATGTTGGTGGTGGTGCTGTGCACCTGGATTTCACTGGAAGTGATCGTCAAAGGCGCGCTGGGCGTGCCGCTGGCCGGTTCGATGGCGTTGTTTTTGCTGGTGACGGCGGTTTATCTGTTCGCCAGTACGGCGCTGGGGATCTTTCTCGCAACCTTGGCCCGCTCGACGCCGCAGTTCGGTTTGCTGGCCATCCCGGTGATCATCCCGATGTTGCTGCTATCCGGTGGCAGCACGCCGCTCGACAGCATGCCGCAGTGGCTGCAATGGGTGATGCAGGGTTCGCCATCGACGCACTTTGTCAGCTTGAGCGCCGCGATTCTGTTTCGCGACGCCGGGCTGAGCGTGGTCTGGCCGGACTTGCTGGCGCTGACCGCCATCGGGCTGGTGTTCTTTGCGATTGCGCTGATGCGGTTTCGCAAAAGTCTGGCGTCCTGA
- a CDS encoding EVE domain-containing protein produces MAYWLMKSEPDELSIKDLEKLGKARWDGVRNYQARNFLRAMAVGDEFFFYHSSCPEPGIAGIGKIVEAAYPDPTALEPESHYFDPKATAEKNAWSAIDVAHVETFAKVLKLDYLKQQTALAEMPLVQKGTRLSVMPVSAEQWSAVLDLR; encoded by the coding sequence ATGGCCTATTGGCTGATGAAATCCGAGCCCGACGAGCTCTCGATCAAAGACCTTGAGAAGCTTGGCAAGGCGCGCTGGGACGGGGTTCGCAACTATCAGGCGCGTAACTTTTTGCGGGCGATGGCGGTGGGTGATGAGTTCTTCTTCTATCACTCCAGTTGCCCTGAGCCGGGAATTGCCGGGATCGGCAAGATTGTCGAAGCGGCGTATCCGGACCCAACGGCGCTGGAGCCTGAGAGTCACTACTTCGATCCGAAGGCCACGGCAGAGAAAAACGCCTGGAGCGCGATTGATGTCGCGCATGTCGAGACGTTTGCCAAAGTGCTGAAGCTGGATTATCTGAAACAGCAGACGGCGCTGGCCGAGATGCCGTTGGTACAAAAAGGCACTCGGCTGTCGGTGATGCCCGTCTCCGCCGAACAATGGTCTGCGGTACTCGACTTGCGCTAA
- a CDS encoding TIGR02449 family protein, producing MEDTDLQALMARLELLISRVEQLKSQNGLLLAQEKTWREERAHLIEKNEIARRKVESMISRLKALEQDS from the coding sequence ATGGAAGACACCGATCTGCAAGCACTGATGGCCAGACTCGAGCTGCTAATTAGCCGAGTCGAGCAACTAAAGAGCCAAAATGGACTCCTATTAGCTCAGGAAAAGACCTGGCGCGAGGAACGCGCTCACCTCATTGAAAAAAACGAAATCGCTCGGCGTAAGGTCGAATCGATGATTTCGCGCCTCAAGGCCCTGGAGCAAGACTCATGA